The DNA sequence aaatatatcTACTCACAAATAGACAATAGCAAACACATCCATATAAGATGATACTTTTGTTTTATCATACCTCATATTACTTTCTTTCTTCAGTTTTGGTGAGTTCCCTAAAATCTTGTCTAACTCTTGCATAATACTTCCTGACAGTTTGGGTACATACTAAAAgaacaaaaattgaaagaaaaaaatgtcaataatcattcaaatatattggctttgaactagctttctcAGATCTAGATTTGTGTCTTCATTTTTGTTTTCCAAGGTACAATggcaaaataaaacacttttttgtAGTGCTAATGAGGCCAATTTCCATAAATTCAATATAACTCTATAAAAAAAGGTCGACATCCATCATTATAAAACTTGTTCGAGATATTGCTGATTTTAACCTaaagtataagttttataaaaatctggcaagaattttATCTTTGAGAGCGCTAACAGATGGGTTGGATGGACTGACACCCGATAATTCCATGAAAGCTCATCATTTAATTACCAAtatatattcagtggttgtcgtttatttatgtgttacatatatgttttcaATCATTTAAAGTACATAaataggctgttagttttttcttttgaattgttttacattgtcattttggggcttttaaagctgactatgtggtataggctttgctcattgtagaaggccatacggtgacctatagttgtttaatttttgtgtcatttgataTCTTGTAGAGAATTGTCCCATGGGCAATCATacatcatcttcttttttatatatagaactTTTTCGCCATAtcttattaatttatatatttcttaaacATTATGAATGAAAAATGATTGGTTATGGAATAATTACCTGTAAAGCCTGAATGTTAAGATAAAGTTGATCTACTGTAGAAGCTCCTAGTAATACACActgtacattttcattttttaatacccAAGCTACAAAACAGAAAAgtgatattttttaaaaaggaagtagcaaattatctcccttatttgaAGCAAAGtagtaaattatctcccttatttgaAGTAGAGTAGTAAATTATCTCCTTTTGAAGCAAAGTAGTTAAAATATCTCCATTTGAAGCAAAGCAGTGAATTATCTTCCTTATTTGAAGCAAAGtggtaaattatctcccttatttgaAGCAAAACATATATTTCTTGAATCAGCGCAATGTAATCTATTAGATGACACTGAAATGTTTGACTCTGGAAGTAGcagattatctcccttatctaaaCAGGAGAAATACAAATTATCATCACTTTTAAACCGTTGTGTTTATAAACATTCAAGAAATTTCTTTGGAAAAGCAATAAGCGACTTAGTGATTTGGCAGCATTAAGGATGTGATGAAGACCGCAACTTATTTATATTGAACAAATTGAGCATATTGAAGTATAATCATACCTTTAAATGTGATGAAGACcacaatttgtaaattttctatgccaatttttctcttttcttcatATGTATGGTtaattctctattctgttaactCAACCAGACCCTTATAAATGCCACTCTAAGGGTAGGCTTGTTAACTTCAGCTTCAGAATTTATACTTTAAGATTTTGCTTACCTAAAGCTAACTGAGATATGTTAAATTGCCCATAAATATGTTGCCAAAAAATGACTGCCTCTCTATAGCTACCATTAGGATTGATAACTTCAGCTTGTAAGTACCTACCTAATGCTAACTGTGACATAGAACAACCTAATCTGTCTGCTATGATGGCTGCCTCTCTTAACCTGGCCTGTTGCCTCCTTCCCTCCTCACCCAAAATTTTGTCTTTAAACCATGAATAACCCTATTCAtagaaatttaatataattattacatGATCATACAACTAAAGTCAGGAATTTTATAGAGAAGACTACATTAAACTTAATCTTGGCTCTTAATGACTGATTTTTAATTGTGAGTTAACAATTGTTAGAGGCCCAGATGTCAGCTAGCATTACAGTCCAAACTACAAAATCACATGAGTGGTGGCGACTCACTGTTTATTTATGCATAATAATACTTAACATTAACTTTTTACttataataattgaaaaaaaaacccaaacattataattttaaaactcAGCGTTCTAGAGTTTATGCaggtgagttttttttttaaagaagacgTATGGGTTTTACTAATCGTTGaaagccatacagtgacctacagttgataatttctgtgtcatgtggaatgttgtctcattggcaacaataccacatcctcttattcTAACATAGTTTCTTAATTGTCTACCATCCCATTAAATTATGAGAATAAATAGCAGTGTATTCCAAACTCTGTCTGACCgacaaaatgtcagacaaaaaaaaattcagtcaGACAGAACTTTAAAGATTTTTGGGTTGAATATATAGTGGAAAAGTTCAAATTTCTCTTTCAGTCAAACAAACCCTATaacagtttggcacagactgTAATGGTATCTGTATTAGATACAAAATAGGGTCAGAGGATGAAATCTTGAAGTTAACTGTCTGTCCAAGCAAAATTCATGCCAAAACTACTAATAAACTagaatttatattatttgtttcccACATTTAGTCCAGTAAGTTTATATTCCTTCTTTGTGAAGGTATTGTCATGTACTGAGTTCAactattttcaatatttgattttttcaaaataatgtaaGTCAATTAAATTTCAAGAGCAATTTATTATTGGCAAGTAgtaaaataacatgaatataaaCAGTCAAGAATATAAAAAGTAAGGGTccaatttttttacaaatacacaAACAAAATTAGAAAATCACGTAAATAAATTGTCACTTCAAGTCTTAATCTGCTAGAAAGTTTATCACAGAAAAGTGTATCTGtgaaaatataaagttgtttacAGTATTCCACGCAACAAAACTTTCCCTAGTATAAAAATCATGATAGCAATCATTAAATCTAACGGCTAAAGACTCACAACCCAGGAAGACAAAATCTTAAAATCAAAAACTACCCAACTTTTACTAATTCTAAAACCTGGATGATCATCTAGAAGTCATTTTAATGTATGGTCATCATAAAAAGGTCATCAGTGTTAGTTCAACTTACCTTCAAAGCTGCTCTGGAATAGATAGGTACACCATCATCATATTTGCCTGTCAGTATACCACCTGCTAATGGTGACCAGGTTATCGTACCAACACCTAGGGGAACAAAGTAACATTGGATGTATATCATATCtggttttctttgtttttttacattaatcaggctgttagttttctcttatATCCTTTGTTTTCCAAAATCGTCCTTTACCCTAAATTGGTCATCTCTTAGATTATTAGAAAtatgtaaatcaaaataaaaacctTGACTTAGCTTCTTTCATTGGGCATCTTCCAACAGAATCCAAATGATGtaagaagaaaaataaagaaactgaagAAAGCCAATTGCTGAAACATCTAATATAATGGTTTATCACTACAATAATGGGACATGTTTTGTTCATCATAtgcttattttgaattttttaattacTGAATTTCGCACCGAATCCTTATTCACTCAGGAGTATGAACTTATCTATAAATGaattacaaacgaaagtgaaccaacgcctggtgagtctgtagtacggtagagtccataaagtggatacccgagggtatgcagggtcgttatgataaaaaaacataaaatgtagagagtcttataacaacaacactttagggactgctgcagaaatttattgatcgacatgtttcggtgTGTTTGTCCTCTTGCATCGTGGAAAGAATAATACAATAAGTTGTCAGGCTGTGTATATACTGTATAGGTTGTGTGGTCTGAATGTTCTGTTAACTTTCTTCCTCAAAATAGACGACATTTTATCAGCAATTCCGTACCATTTCGACTGGCTTCCCTTGgcagaataattttaacaaacattttcacaacaaaaacattttattttaatttctttttatagtttatttacatacttacaatgaactttcactttcacttgtAGTACGTTGCTATTAATAACGTTACTTACcattgtaacattgtgacgtttaaattttaacaacccgATTTTGTACTTCAACATGATttaatgtattgtttttatcctgatgacggtgccctaggcaccgaaacatgttgatcaataaatttctgcagcagtccctaaagtgttgttgttataagactctctgCATTTTATCTATACACTTAttgaatatggcagttgttttctattcatttgatgtgtttgagctttttattttgccccTTGATAAAGGAATTTTCGTTTGAACTTTCGTTAAGAGGACTGTTTGTTTGCTTGTTTACTTTTattggcaagctctaaattgccCTGAGTATAGATTGAGTTGTGAATTAATTCAATAGAGCGGTTCTGAGTCTACAAATGATGTGCTATATAAACCAAATAATTTAatggacagaaaaaatatattcaagCTTCAACCAGGAAAGGACACTAACAGATTTGCATCTATTCCTCAAACCATACCTATTTTCTGATAGAGTTCTGGCATTTGAAGTTCTACCTTCTCTCTCTGTAGTAAGTGATATTCAGCTTGCTCAGCTATTGGAGGGATCTGGTTAAATTGGCGAGCAACAGAATAGGCTTCCATTATCTCTGTGGGCGACCAACGTGATGTACCCCAGTACATAGCCCAACCTTGGTTTATAACATATGTAAAAGCCCGaacaatttctaaaaaaaaatttacaacaaatattaGTTTAAAGTTACAATAATCATACAGATAAttgaatgaattaaaaaaatttctttaATGCATTTCCAAAAATGgcaggaaaaggctgactcagactttttctttatatttgcattttggtattttttgtgtctcaaatcaaaattttgttCATAAGTTTCAGAGCATTATATCATGGCAAAGTAAAGTTAAAGTGGAAACGACAAATTCAGCATGATGCAAATTtaagttagagaaaggaaaccaattttgggatgtaTGGACTAACAGATGAAAACCAGGCGGCAGGGcacaattcaaatatttaatcatttaattcATATTGCTTTTTCTTAAAACATTTCTTatgaattttcttttaaaatcatatgttattgATGCTAAAACttctgttttgtttaaatatgaaatttataggtGGTTACAGAATTTGTGTCTGCAGGATAAATCATCCAAGTGTCCTGTTATATCTATGAACAAAGCCAGCCAGGTGATGAAAATAGCCCTTTTTACCATTTGGTCAGGTGAGCTTAGAACTTTATAATTTTGGTTCTTTTACACATACATACCTTCCATTGGAGTGTGTGAGTCTGGTCGGTTAGCAAATACTATATCTACATAATCTAACTGAAGTCTTTCTAAGGAACATTTCAAtcctaaaatgtaaaaaattacagGAATTGGATTAATTAAAGGTAAATGTATCAGTTCTACCACCTCATAGTTAATAACAATGAATCATAATGTCGAATTACTGAAACAACCATTAGAGGTATACTTCAGCAATACAACCAAATTTGGGtcatcaaaattatttgaattttaatctttcctgaaaactagaggctctctaGAGTGTCACTCAACTgggtctatgtgcatatatatataataaaggaCACTCTCCAACACTAGACGAGAATAGACTTCATGACGAAAATCTCTGATTACCCATAtgtcctatttttagccatgcctGCCATCTTGGTAGGCAGGCAGGGTCATAAGACACATGTTAAAACTAAAACTCTAATGATGAATGTGGCCAGTTTGTTTAATTTGTCTCAGAAGTTTtgttagtttcagagaagatttttgaaaatattacaaaaatgttcaaaatattgtttaaaattgactataaagggcaataatttcTCAAAGTGTCGATTGATCATTTTAGTGTGAACTTATTTGTAGAAATTActgtgctgaacattattgctgtttactgtttatctccacatctataataacattcaagataataaccaataaattGCTTCCCTGAGCGCAGCTGAATACAACCtaagaggtccaaccctgaacagggacaaaaatggacacaatatttgcACTTGaaacaggtctgaatttggattgtaattaaatatttgacatataataggtttctgacacagaataaatgttaTCAAAGAACTTCTAATTGGTTATAtaacttgaattttttttttttttgcttttgtgcaattcactatgctgttatGAAttgcccccctcccccccaaaaaagaaGGTTAACCTCCCCTTTtttgctgttgtgcaatacactatccTGTTGTGAATTGACCTCCCCAAACCCAcccctaaaaaaaatgtttttcccCCTCTTTTTGCTTTTGTGTAATACACTCTGCAGTGATCCCCCTTTTTTGGCAaatagtccaaaacctgacatttctttatacataatttacaagtagtgtaagggaggtaaatccaaaCATACAcaacattgtattttaaatgtaattaaattACCTCCCttctcccttacactgcttttaaattgtctaaattgtccattaaccagaaaaaacatagaaacctctaaagttattgtctggacacTAAAAGCGTCTTCGGACTacaacatgatagcattatatgaTGCAaatttttttgcagtcgtataaaaactagaaattttttttaaaaaccaattcaggggcagcaacccaaccaaGCCATGTCAGATATGCTGTAAATTCTTTAGTTTAAGGGATGttagccaaaatctgcattttatcttcgtgttctattttaagccatggtggccatcttatTTGGCAGGCCCGGCATCCGACACGTTTTCCAACtaaatacctcaatgatgattgtggccaagtatggctTAATTTGGCCCAATTATTTCAGAGGAAAAGTTAAAGACAATGGATGACAACAACAGAcaacaagtgatgagaaaaactcacttggccctgtgggccaggtgagcttaaaagagaacttaaactaaataaaaaaaaatataataagttgaatgaaatcaaattatGGAGATGTACAGAAATACTTAAAATCAGCTGATACAATTATTAACCTAGTAGTCAGGTTTTTATCTATCTAATCAATTTAGTAATAAGTGTTTAAACAAATCATGCAACTGGGTATCTAACAACCTTGACTTCCCATTATCATATCACTTATCAAAGTACAATATATGTAGTATTATTTAAAGGaagaatatatatcatatatttatatataatggcCTTCTCTCAGTCTGTTATAAGAAGTCAAGCCCCAGCTAAATGTGGAATATGTGAAACTGACCGACCAATAAAGTGGAAGTGTATTGACTGTAGTAAATTACTGTGTGATCATTGTAAAGAAAAGGTCCATCCAGAATTAAAAAACACAGAGAATCATCAGGTAGTAAACATCAAAGATATTGGACAACTGACTAGTGTAGAACTGAACattaataaacaatataaaactaCACTATCTTCAGTAAATTATTTGTCTTATTGTCATGATGATTCGTTGTGGATAAGTAGTTACATAGGTACAGTATTAACGAGAGTAAAACCTGAAGGAACCAAACTGAACATACTATCCAGTATTAGTATCAGGGTATATGGTATGGCTGTTACTCAATCAAACAATCTACTTATATCTACAGAGGGATCAAGACTGAAACAAATCAGTAGTAATACAGGTACACTAACAGACTCCGTATATAATGTGTCACCATTCCGTCCTTTAGCAATCCATATCACCAGTGACAATAAAGTTCTAGTAGGAGGTTTTAATAAAGACTTCCCTAAACAAGGAAGAAGAGCTGTAATACGAATGAATCAGAATGGAGACCATGAACAAGTGTATGAACATGATAAACATAAACAACCTATATTTACCCTTCCCAAGCACATTACCAGTACCAGGAATGGGAATATTCATGtggtggaaaatgttagttatgCCAGAGGTAGAGTGGTAGTGTTAGGACAGGGTGGTGATATAATCCATATCTATACAGGAGATACAGAGATCAACAAGGATGAATTCGAACCATTCATACCAACAGCCATAGTGACAACACCTAGAGACAATGTTATTATAGCTGATGCAAGGACTTGTACACTTCATATCCTGAACAATGTTGGCCTGTTGATGACATATTATAAAACAAGTGACATAAACATAATGTTTCCATGGTCTCTTACATTCACTTCAACAGGACAACTCTATATAGGATGTGTGACAAAAAAAAGCAGTACAATCAAGGATGCCAAAATATATGAAGTGACCATATCAGGATGTTAATCATGTGAATGTAATGAAGAaacaaattgtttacattttatttttatgttaaatcAATTTAAACATTATGAACAAGCACcagtataaaatataaatatgaatattcaTGTGGTGGATGTAGTATGCGATGACCGAGGCAGAGTAGTGGTGTTAAGACAGGGTGGGGATATTAACAATATATATCTATACAGGAGACCCAGAGATAAACAATTCTATCCACCAGACATAGTGTTAAACATTGTATAAAGAGATAATATTATAATAGCAGATGTGAAAActcatataatttaattttggttgTAATGTTTCTTCTGATTGGCTCACATTGTTTTGTTATCAGCCcaaagacataattttgtcatgtgaccatgatgTCAACAatgtttttcatgatttacgccggttataattaaatttagaattaaataattagaaataactgtaatatttttctgtttatgcaaaataacataaaaattgtgGTGCACACTAACGCTagtgttattcagtgtgcaccacattattgatgttatttcttcataagacagaaaaagtattacagtcattccttaaataaggTAATTTAGGTGATCTGAGAAAACGTACATTATTACACAAAGAACATTACATGGATACTTCCAAATTCTCTGGTATTTACTTCATAAACTTTACATAGGAGGGAGTAGACAGGCAGTACAGACAAGAAAGTCCAGATAAATATTCCC is a window from the Mytilus edulis unplaced genomic scaffold, xbMytEdul2.2 SCAFFOLD_1036, whole genome shotgun sequence genome containing:
- the LOC139509341 gene encoding voltage-gated potassium channel subunit beta-2-like, which translates into the protein MEEIVRAFTYVINQGWAMYWGTSRWSPTEIMEAYSVARQFNQIPPIAEQAEYHLLQREKVELQMPELYQKIGVGTITWSPLAGGILTGKYDDGVPIYSRAALKGYSWFKDKILGEEGRRQQARLREAAIIADRLGCSMSQLALAWVLKNENVQCVLLGASTVDQLYLNIQALQYVPKLSGSIMQELDKILGNSPKLKKESNMRNWLQRSTSKP
- the LOC139509342 gene encoding uncharacterized protein: MAFSQSVIRSQAPAKCGICETDRPIKWKCIDCSKLLCDHCKEKVHPELKNTENHQVVNIKDIGQLTSVELNINKQYKTTLSSVNYLSYCHDDSLWISSYIGTVLTRVKPEGTKLNILSSISIRVYGMAVTQSNNLLISTEGSRLKQISSNTGTLTDSVYNVSPFRPLAIHITSDNKVLVGGFNKDFPKQGRRAVIRMNQNGDHEQVYEHDKHKQPIFTLPKHITSTRNGNIHVVENVSYARGRVVVLGQGGDIIHIYTGDTEINKDEFEPFIPTAIVTTPRDNVIIADARTCTLHILNNVGLLMTYYKTSDINIMFPWSLTFTSTGQLYIGCVTKKSSTIKDAKIYEVTISGC